The sequence GGTACCTTTTCCAGTTTGCCGATCAAGTCAAGTCTATCAAGGTAGGGAGGCGGTGAGGACAATGCGTCAACTCGAAGAAATTCCTCTCCATCAGCTGCAAATAAAAGCAAGCGGGAAAGGACCTTCATCTCTTGAATTGAGGCACATAGGTCCTCCTCGTCTCTTTCTTTCACATTTGTAATGCCAAGGAACGTAAGCTGGGTCATACTTCCAATAAGTCTAATAATGTTTCCTTCTGATTCAATATATGCCAAAGATTGCAATTTCTTCATCTTACTAATACTTGATGGTATTCTTAACCCAACTAGCTTTCCGGACATCAAACTCCCCACAAGAAAATGACGTAAGTTTAGCAACTTGGAAATCCCTCTTGGAAGTGCCTCTATTTTTGTCGACATGATGTTCAAGTTCTGAAGGTTGCGGAGCTGTCCAATGGATTCTGGAAGCTCCTTAATTAGAGTTCCcttcaaatttaaatgttttaaattgaataagCTCGTTACTCCGTCTGGCAGATTATCTATTGGGATATCCTCCAAATCTAGAACCTTCAACAATTTAAGGtcaaaaggtaatttatttgAGAAAGAGAATGAGGATACGCCAGTGGCAAAGACGAGAAATGAACGGAGCCGTGATATACCTGTGCATGATCCAATTTCTCCATTAGTTGTTTGAATTGACAAACGGAGTGCCCCAGTTTCTTCTACTGTTTCACTCCCATCATGTACAGCGCAAAACTTATCTTTGTTTGCTATAGCCAGAGCAATATCCCGCAAAAGATCATGCATCTTACATGCTGGGTGGGCTATTACAAACCTTTCCTGTAGCATGTTACGAAAAATGAGTTCCATAAGATAGCCCTTTGCAACTTCTTCTGGTGTGACCCCTTTGACATGTTCAACAAATCCTTCATCGATCCACAATCTAATGAGCCTATTATTCCTGATCACATGATCTTCTGGGAAAAGGGAACAATATAGAAAGCATTGCTTCAATCTGTATGGCAAATCATTGAAACTAAGCAACAAGATGCTCTTCATAGGTTCTAACAAAGAATTGTTTGTTAAATGCCAATTTAAGCTGTTGTAGACTGTGCTCCACTCTGTAAGTGACTTCTTAGAAGACATGAGACCACTCAAGGCTACGATCGCTAGTGGTAGGCCTTCACACTTTTCCACAAGTTCCCGAGCTAAAGGCAGAAGTTCAGGTGAACAAGATTTGTTCTGATAACTTGAGAATGCTTTCATGCTGAAGAGCTCCCAGGCATCACTCCTTTCCAGCGGTTGAATCTTGTGAACATGGCTTTCAACTCCAAAAGAAGAGGATGCTATGTCTTCTCTTCGAGTTGTAAGCACGACTCGACTTCCAAGTTGTTTATCTGGAAATGAAAACCTTATTTTCTCCCAAAGGTGGACATCCCACACGTCATCCAATACAACTAGGTACCTTTTAGTCTCCAAGCAGTTCACCAAAATCTCCAGCAATTCGTTATAACTCATGGCATTCAtgtcttccttcttttctttgtggaATTCTTTGATCAATCTTCTAAGTAAGTCTTCAATCACATAAGACTGGGAAACAGTAATCCACGCATAGCATTCGAAATGTCTCTTTACAATGTCATCTTTGAAGGTCCTTGCAACTAGAGTTGTCTTCCCTGATCCTCCCATCCCGACCACTGACACAACAGTTTGGTGCTTCACTTCATCCATCAGCCATCCCAGTAACATGTTCTTATCGCCTTCAATCCCGACAAGTTCATCCTCCTTGTGATAAAGAGAAGACTCCGCTTGGTTCCGCGCCCATCTTCGAATATCCTCAGAAGTACTTTTTCCTTCTACAGCTGCAGCACCACCATATCTCTGATTTCTCTCTAGAATAGCTCTAATGGCCACGGTGATTTTCTGCAACTTGTTGGCTATTTGACGCTTATACCAAAGGTTCTTGGGAAAGTGAACGGTTTTGCAGATCCACCTTCTAAATCTACCGCCGATTTGCTGCTCGTGCATGTGATACATGAATTCGTCAATGATGTTTTCAACATCATTGGCCAAGTCTCGGAAGCTTGCGACCGACGCTTTCTGTACTTGTGTGTGTGCGTGCTCTCCGCGGTCAGCATCCTCTAGGAAGGATTTCATGAATACCAGCTCCTGCTTAATCACATCAACTTGATCACGAACACCCGCTATGGAGGCTGCTTCATTCTCAAGAATGGCTACAAATTTGCCAATGAATAGGTCTGCTGAAACTGACACCATAATGGCCTTATTTTGGTATAAGCTTAATCAAAAGAGCACATCGATCACATCTGGAATTTATTATAGGGAAGGGAGCAATCAATCTGTTGAAATGTAATGCTCATTTGTTATACAAAATTTTAGGAAAAATGGAAGTGTAAAAGATGGATGAGGGATGTCTGCTTGATTAGGAAGATGAGCCAAATATTCTTCAACTATGCTACAAGCCTACAATAGCTTAACTTTTATTATTGCTCAAGACTATTTGTCTGGTTGTTGAGTGCTGCTCGAAAAAAGTagattccatcttcttctcttttttataagagaagaatcgaaaaaaatagattccatcttcttctcttttttataagagaaaaatcaaaaaaatagaTTCCACCTCGCTATGGTTCTATTCTTGCTGAAACCGAAACcgaaaacttaaaaaaaatagaggagaagaaaatctgaggaagaaaaagagactTAGCAGAGAACAACAgaaaagcagagagagagaagaatcggagagagaaataaaagagagaaaaggaagaagaagagagggagacaaaaagggaaaggaagaagaataaagagacggagagagaaaaaggaagaagaagagagggacacaaagaaaaaggagggAGTCCGGATCTGCTGTGGTTCTATCTTTGGTGTCCCTTTACTTTATTAGACACGTGTCCATACACTAACAGAAAATTAAGTTCTATTTTTTCACTAATACTAATGAAATACCCACCACCAATGCTCTGCGAAGCCAACAGAGAAGCCTTTTTCTTACACGATAATAAATGCTAAAGTTTGTTCGTTCAGATTATAATGAGTgggaagttataaggggtaagttataaggggttcaCTTTATGACTATCAGATCAATCTATGAGTTAGGGAGAATTGAGATAAAGTTTTACAATCGGGTAGGTGAGGAACTCAAACCTGAATTTAATACCCAGCATTGAAGTtggtcccaaaaaaaaaaaaaaaaaaaaaaaaaggcaactttgaagtttgaacagaaaaaaacCCCTATAGCTCTGAGAAACTGCTAAGCTCTTAGAAACCCATAGCTCTGAACAAATGATGGTTGAAGGCAACAGGTAACGACGGTTGAAGGCAACGGTTGAAAGCAACTCCATTCTATAAACCCTGTCAAAGTGTTTACTTTGAGTGGAAGGGGCAAATGCGTGGATTCCGAAACAGTGAAGGGGAGAAGCAGttggaaggggaaggagaaaAGTCGTATTCGTTGGAAGTGATAGGCtccatttgtggagcaaagCCGCACAAAGACCCCGCACAGACACCTTGTGATTGTTCAATAATcagcatttggtgagtaatttatggaatttgagtttagggttagagtaacggttttccccaatttgtaccatcaatgttgttggatttggcatctcttctttgtgctttacttgcatgttaatttttgcttgggtatgTGTAAAAAAACTGAATGAAACTaagtcaataacatgtcaataatgatatgaataagataatggtgttgaattggaggaggccctcaaaaccttccacatttgaagcagtacagagtgcagattatctctctggcgctagaatatatatatatatatatatatattgaaataaatattatttcctttgttactaaatttgcctgtGAAAAgtgagaacagataataataaactcatgaataaaagtgcaaggcatttgaaataaaggttgatcCATGAACCATAGTGGCTGACTAACGAAAAAgctagaaaaaaagaaggatgtGGCAATGGCTTAGCAAGCAGATAGCAGAGcagatgctttgctttgcttccttccaccatcttttttatttatttatttattttgtgttgtttATGAGATGACAATAATAGTCAGGTGTGTGAAGTGCAGAACTTGCCTAGATTGCACTCACACTCAGTAATGCATAAACCATTGATTGGAGTTtggatccataaataaaacacatgCTATTGCttgtaattcacataatcATTGCATTAAtatgtatttgcacaaaatttgtcatattgctttgatgatgttaaagcctGTGATCAGTAATCCCTATACGCATGTACTTcgtaaaatttgtaatgtgtCTGGTTGACTAGTTGTGTAAATACTAATATGATTGTGCAAAAACGTGGTAGTATATGTGTTCACGTTATTTCATCTTGTATTTTAGGAAATGGGATTCAACGTGCAGCTGGTATGGCCAGAGTCAGAGGCATATGCGTCACGGGTGAACAACtgctcacatgcaaattcatccCTAGCTGCAATTCGAGCGAAGTTGAGTGCCgaacaattagaacaattcaagacatcatgctTTGACCATCTTTTGAATATAGATAATATTCAGTTTAGCGGGCAGATTGTGCATGGGGTTGTGTTGCGTCGAGTCGCGGGGCAAGGTGTGAAAGACTTGGATGGACTGAGTTTCTTAATAGAATGCAATGcgtcaggatttctgtttgatcacaGGGCTTCATTTTGGGGAAGTGCCTGAAGTTTCCAGTGGAGAGTGCTGAAATTAGACTTCAGAAAGGATATTTTATAGGTGAAGGAATTACATGTAAtgctttagaagaagcatttTTTAGGTGCACAGAGGAATATGACATTTATAAGCTAGCTCTTGTTTACTTTGCTGAGTTATTGACTTTGGGAAGGGACAAGCATTTGAACATCAATGGAAATTACCTGACCCTTGTAGAGGACTTGGATGCGTTCAACAGGTATCCGTGGGGTTTGATGTCATTTGAAAAAACCCAAGACAGtctattttctgcaccaacaaagtatacgaaaagctttgaaaatgaagagggaaggggaaaagtaaggTAACGGGAACGAGccggagaaatgagaagggcaagaaggatAAACATGGTGAAGTGAAAAGGGGTGGCTGAAGTTTTAAAGGTCTCACGTATGCTTTCTAGGTACATAGTAATAATGTTCATGTCAGTTATGCTTTGTAGActttaaaacttaaataatgacttttgtcatgtgaattgtgtagatttggttatatgaattaattcctaGATTGGCGGATCTGAATTAGTGCAAGGTTGTTGATCCAACAGTTGTCCCGCATATTTTGCGATGGAGAACTACTACGTCTGTTCCCGATatgagaaagttgaacaattattttttctagaGCAAATAGGTTTGGTTTGCAGCACTTGAAACTGTTTATAAGATTCAATGAAATTTTTAAGTAGAATGATTGAATATGACTCTTGTCTGTATTCTGAAACAGTTAGTTCAACTGCGGGCACTACGTCTGAGTGAAGAGGAAATGAGACAACCATATTGGAGTTGGCACNNNNNNNNNNNNNNNNNNNNNNNNNNNNNNNNNNNNNNNNNNNNNNNNNNNNNNNNNNNNNNNNNNNNNNNNNNNNNNNNNNNNNNNNNNNNNNNNNNNNCATAAAAGTAATGTATATTGGTGCGTCTATATTGCATGTCTGTTGCGTCTATATTGCTTCTCTATTGCGTGTATATCTTACATTTATTGTATGTGTATTGATTGTTTATAAACAACAATACACAGGCAACAGACaagcaatatacacacaacaGACAAACAATATAACGCAATAGAtatgcaatatacacacaatagacatgcaatatacatCAGTCCCCAATTACACCAACCATAAGGAAGTCGTATTGAATAGGAAATTATACTTAACAGTTGTTCTTCCtactaaaagaaagaataaggtCCGTTTCCCCCCTTAAATCTTACTTGAGAGGTACTTTTGCCCCCAATAAACATCCAATATTGGAGCAATAACATTCGATATACATGCAgcaaacaatcaataaaccttcaataaacattcaatatcggttcaataacatgcgaaatacatgcagttaacaatcaataaaccttcaataaacatgtaaacaatcaataaaccttcaataaacattcaatatcggttcaataacatgcgaaatacatgcagttaacaatcaataaaccttcaataaatatgtaaacaatcaataaaccttcaataatcattcaatatcggttcaataacatgcgaaatacatgcagttaacaatcaataaacttcAATAAATATGTAAACAATTagtaaaccttcaataaacatgtaaacaatcaataaaccttcaataaacattcaatatcggaACAATAATATGCGAAATACATGcagtaaacaatcaataaacattcaatatcatGTGATATACATGCAGTAAATAATCAATAAACTTTAAGTATACGCAAATAAACAATCTATATACACTGAATAATTAtgcaattttcaaaaaaatgtaTTGTCTTATTATTGCATCGTATTGGCCCTGTAATGTGATTTTATCGTCTTCGTatgactttatttttttaaagtcagTCTTGGAAAGTTTTTGCTGGgtttcaaacaaataaatgcttttgtttcaaacaataatttaaattcaatgtCAATCCACcaatttcaagaacaaaaattacaaaatgggTTTGAAAACTCATTGGTGGTGCGTGCAACATGTCTTTTTGGGGAGAACTTTCACAATCCTTGAAACCGTGCACTTAATTGGtcattaaaagaacaaataatatgacaattgatacaactaataaaactaATACCAAGTCCTTAATGGACTTCAGCATGTTCAGCACTGTAGCATCATACGTGTCATCTTGCTGTTCTGCTTCAGCGAAGGTTACATCAACCCATTCAAATCCATTGCAACTGGTGGCTCCCTAATTGCAGGCATCATATATGCAAAATAATTCTGTCAGAGTTAGacttaggtttttttttcacccacatacatattcttgaaatgaaaacttacATAGGAGGTTAGACACTTCCAAAATGGCTTCCCTCGATTTTTATCTGATTTTGAAACCCGAAGCACCATTGTAGCTCCACAATACTGACACCTCTTTGTTTGAGCGGGACATGAAGACGAAGACATGTTGAATCTTCTCACTTGTACCTCTTCTCACTCAGATCTTCTCACTGAAACCTCTTCGGACTCATACCTTCTCACTCATAGTTCTCAGTCATACCCCTTCACTCATAACCCTAAACTTCTcactcagctctctctcatctctgccCAAATCGAATTATATCCTTCTTTTCTGTGTGTGGGTGGGTTGGTCACGATCTGGACACCTGTACCGTCAGAATTGTGACACCTTTTACCCCGAAAagcaatataatatttcactaCCAAATATTAATCTGAAAATTGAGGGGACACtgctttaaatatattattttatttatatttcattaaggCAACTAGTTGGATAAGAATCCATCATCATTGGTTCCATTTTAATAACATTACTAGGGGTAGTTTGGTgtggaaaaatgaaaaagtatcTGATGGGACCTTCTGTGACTAGTCagtaatccatcacatttgtatcaatgaatttgatggcgggaaaatcctaaaaatgGCTATGCAAATAGGTTAttaattgactttttgactgtCTGACtctctttgcattttgatgacgttttcccttcttttgtcTTGAGTTTTAGGGTGTTGGGTtcagtttctttaaaaatGGTCAACTTGGAAAAACCCCAAGTGGAAACACCTTTTCAAAACACTACAAACAGAGgctaaaacaaaaccaaaaccccatATATTCTCATTTCTCCCCTCTTCCACTCCTCAAATCGTTCCATTCCAAAAACATTGCAATGAATTCAAAACATTTCACTACACtcggaggaaagagaaggaagcatCTCCATTTGGATATGCCCCAAGCCTTCATCCCGGAGTTAGCTTGGTTTAAAGTGATGTTATACGTGGCAACCCAATCATCGGAAGATCTCTTCCATATGGCATCTGTGTGCCCATTGTTCCATACTTTGGCAAACACTCCACAAGTGTGGAACACCATTTCAATGGCAAGGTACCCAGACCATCCTAGCTGGGACCATGCCAATCCTGCGGTCCAGCATTTCTTGCAACAATGCAGGGCTTGCGATAACCCTGAGTCGATATTTAGAGAAGCATTCGAAGTGTTTTTCATGCAGGGTAACGTGGAAGCGTTGTATGGGATGCGCATTGCAGCCACGGCAGGCCATATGGAAGCGGCATATCTAGTTGGACTACTTGGCATGTCCGGAATTGGTCAATCAAAAGAGGATGCATTAGAATTCTTGTGTTCTTTGAATCAACGTAACAACATTGATATGAAAGGAACCAGGGATGCTTTGAGACGAAGATTAAGCCGAGTTTTCTCTGTTGCAAGACATATCGTAGATATGTTTTACTATGGGAAGATTAAGTTCAATCACTGCAGCGCTTGTAACAACAATGAATGGTGTTTTGTTATTCAAGGCTGGCCTACTGAAGAAAAGATAAATCTTGCCTTCTGGACTTGTTGCAATCGATGCAAATGGCACCGTGAGagtattttttggttcaaGGTGATGCGTGTGTATGTTGTGCCAGGGAATCCATACCCTTATAATTAGTTGTAGTATGTTTTTACGGTTTTTATGCATTGTGGACTTGCTTTTCTTGAGTTCTAGGTTGGCTGGCTACGTTGTACAAATGTTGTTTAAATGTTGGGTTTTAATCTATTTTGTCTACAGTTTGTGTTGTCATAAAccgttttatatataaatgtataatatatatatatatatatatattagtggAATGATTACTGACATCATAGATGGGTAAGAATGACATTTTATTGACACAGATATTTTGCACAACTGCAATCTTAATATTTGCTAAACGAAAAGGCATGCATGGAGTGAGTAGATGTCTTTTCACCGGTGCTTGGGAATGACATTTTCCCACTTATCATATCCCAAACGATTTGGTTACACGTTTCTTAAGCAAAACTTGAACAGTGAATAactttgaataattttttcctGATGCTGTAGAATGGATGGCTTGtatatttccattttatttttcaaaacatcccttaaccctaaaaaaaagaaaaaaaattaacaaattgaagaagagaCAAATTGATTAGCACTAGAAATGGTCTATTCGCAcgcaaaataaaaatgaaaataaaaatttcgagtaaatataattaagaaatGTACAAGCTAACaagtaatataataataataataataaaatacaaatgtaGCGAAACCATGAAACATGGAATTCAGTAGGAAGATGAAGTCTCAATGAGTTCGTAGCAATTTTAGGAAcattttcctaatttttgtgtatttagttatgaattttctaagaaaaagtaataaaataataatttaggataAAAGGCAAGGATGTTGCCGTGTTGATTGTGCAAGTAGTGAAATGTAATGGGCTGAGATCGCACCAGTATCCTCTTGCGATTATTTTGGCGTTTTTAGGGCAaaaatcttttttaaaaaggtaataaatagtaggaaatTTCTAAAATTGCCCCGAAAATTACTCCGGCTTCCTTGTGATATTATAAAACTAGGGGACCCTATAAATCATCTGTTTTCGCaatgaaaaaattcaaattattttagataactcactttcctctaaacttcaataacctacatcaacaagcatctcccgttaatgttcgtaattgttttgtaaaatgcATAACCATGAATCGGGAAATTCAGTAAGGGAGATGGAATGTCAATGAGTTCATAGCAATTTTCGGaacatttttctaatttttgtgtctttaattatgaattttctaagaaaaaataataaaataataatttagcgTAAAAGGCaaggatgtggccatgttgacttatgtacacttgtgcaagtggTGAAAGGTGACGGGCTGAGATCTCGCCAGATGTCCTCTTGCGATTATTTTAGCATTTTTAGTgcaaaaatctttgaaaaaaggtaataaatagtaggaaaatcctaaaaatgcCCCGAAAATTACTTCGGCTTCTTTGTGatgttataaaactagggGACCCTATAAATCATCCGTTTTGCaatgaaaaaatcaaaattattttagataactcactttcctcttaaccctaagtatatatgtttgttaacttaaacttcaataacctacatcaacaagcatctcccgttaatgttcggaattattttgtaaaatgcGCAACCATGAATCGGGAATTCAGTAAGGGAGATGGAGTGTCAATGAGTTCGTAGCAATTTTCGGaacatttttctaatttttgtatatttagttatgaattttctaagaaaaaataataaaataataatttaggataAAAGGCaaggatgtggccatgttgactgacctacacttgtgcaagtggTGAAAGGTGACTAGCTGAGATTGCACCAGGTGTCCTCttgcaattattttggcttttttagtacaaaaatctttgaaaaaaggtaataaatagtaggaaaattttaaaaatgccCCGAAAATTACTCCGGCTTTCTTGTGATGTTATAAAACCCGGGGACCCTATAAATCATCTGTTTTGCaaagaaaaaatccaaattgtttTAAATAACCCACTTTCCTCTTAACCATAAGTATATATGTTTGTTAACTTTAACTTTAATAACCTACATCAACAAGCACCTCCTGTTAATGTTCAgaattattttgtaaaatatgTAACCATGAATCAGGGAATTCAACAAGCGAGATGGAGTGTCAATGAGTTTGTAGcaattttcagaaattttttctaatttttgtgtatttagttatgaattttctaaataaataataataataataatttaggataAAAGACaaggatgtggccatgttgactgacATACACTCGTGCAAGTGGTGAAAGGTGACGGGCTGAGATTGGGTCAGGTGTCCTCTTGCgattattttggcttttttagtgcaaaaatctttgaaaaaaggtaataaatagtaggaaaattctaaaaatgcCCTGAAAATTACTTCGGCTTTCTTGTGatgttataaaactagggGACCTATAAATCATCCGTTTCACaatgaaaaaatccaaagTGTTTTAGATAACTAACTTTCCTCTTTACCCTAAGTATATATGTTTGTTCACTTTAACAAGTATATTTCCTTAATATTCgttatataatttgtaataataaaagaattagTTTCCTTTCATATAAAAGGATGTAAAATTATCTGTTTTGTTAtaataatgtacatatataataattgcACACTGCTTTGAAACAATCATTGCAACTGCGCCTAGAGCTTTGAACACGTCAGAGGTATTCAATAGGTTGTCCATATGCAACCGCGCCTAGAGTTTTGAACACGTCATAGttattcaataagttgtccataTGACGCCGCATTGGGAATTAGTAAAATTTTTCTATCATAtcaaatcacataaaataatgcCATACCTTTTCTGAATAACCTCACACCAGTCAagcatttttaaaatattagtgAATATTTGTCCTAGTCTATATGAGTGATTATATATTCACTCTGCATTTTTTTACAGTATATGTTAACTTGGAGGGATTCCACaaacatataatataaagaaagaaagcaattGTAGGAGATGAACCAgtacaaaaaaacaatatataactGGTACAAAATAATGCCATAACCTTGTCACAAATGCACACACAAATGCTTTTTCATAAACCTTGCcctaacatataataaataaagaaaacattgcATATGATACAACCATGTCCAAAGCTAATAcgtgattataaaaaaatggaCATGGCAGCAACATATGACTAAGTAGATGGGCACTTTGCATCTCATGTTATCTTAATTACAGACATCAAAATATTAAGGTCGAAATCTTCCATACTAGCAAGCATCAAAATAGGTTTGAAGCAGAGTTTAACGAAAATTCCAATTCCACTTATTTGCCTCTGCTCAAACACGAGAACCAAAATGGTTACTTCCCTTGCTGAGTATATTTGTTAATGTCGGAAACGGTAATAGATGACCAATCAAACCCAGGTACGACGAGTTTTGCATAGGACCGGAAGTAGTCAAATCCAGCTTGCATCACAGGCTTCTTTGACTCCACTACATTAGATGAGTTCTTGCATTTTTGAACAGCTACACTCTGAAGTCGTTTGTGTCTACGCTTTATGCGCTGCAACTTCGTCCTATCCATATTGGCCTGCcttttgtcatcttcaatttggcCTTTAACAAATTCCAAACGTGCCCTTGCCTTTTGAATTTCATCGCCAAGTTGAAGATGCCTCTCCTTCCAGAATCCAAGAACTCTTTCAGACTCaaaacttccaacaaaatggtcattctGTCTAGGAATGTGACACTGCTTGTCTAGTGACTCACTTGCGTTTCGAAGGCGGTCTTTGTTTGGAGGGGTGTTTGTTATGCTGACATCAAACTTGGTTAGTAAATCCATTCTACGGAGGGAGAGAGTTTCTGTGGAGGAGAGAGTTTCAATAGATGGAGAGATATTCGGTGGAGGAGTGAGTTTTTTGTGGAGGGAGAGTTTCTATGAAGGGGGTGATAGTAATACCAATAAAAGGGCTCCcgccaaaaaatatttggttgacaatgtataaattaatttttggtctgaTACAATCTAAGTTTAATCCTTACTAGTTTGGTTAGTTTGGTTGGGTTCACTAACTAGATGTCACTTCCATTGAGTTTCTTTCAACCACTAATAGTGGTGTAAGGAGAGTGTGAGGTTGACATGtttgaaaagcaaaagttgacacttttttttaaaaattgaaataaagtACATATGTTGACTACACGCAAGCTTTGGTATGTTGGTCTATAAAACTATGTCCCCTTTCTCAAACAAAATTGCATATGCAATCCTCATCCTCTAAAACAAATAGGATtattcaagcatgtcaacctTTTCAGGCGCCAACACCGACCCCTTCCATTTTCAGCATCATCTGGGAATGAGGGGGACTCCGATGATCCATTATAGGCAATATATGCAGTCAGTAGCAAGCTAGATTATAATTCCAGACTGATCAATTCATGGCACGAGAAATGTGTT comes from Prunus dulcis chromosome 6, ALMONDv2, whole genome shotgun sequence and encodes:
- the LOC117630405 gene encoding disease resistance protein RPM1-like — translated: MVSVSADLFIGKFVAILENEAASIAGVRDQVDVIKQELVFMKSFLEDADRGEHAHTQVQKASVASFRDLANDVENIIDEFMYHMHEQQIGGRFRRWICKTVHFPKNLWYKRQIANKLQKITVAIRAILERNQRYGGAAAVEGKSTSEDIRRWARNQAESSLYHKEDELVGIEGDKNMLLGWLMDEVKHQTVVSVVGMGGSGKTTLVARTFKDDIVKRHFECYAWITVSQSYVIEDLLRRLIKEFHKEKKEDMNAMSYNELLEILVNCLETKRYLVVLDDVWDVHLWEKIRFSFPDKQLGSRVVLTTRREDIASSSFGVESHVHKIQPLERSDAWELFSMKAFSSYQNKSCSPELLPLARELVEKCEGLPLAIVALSGLMSSKKSLTEWSTVYNSLNWHLTNNSLLEPMKSILLLSFNDLPYRLKQCFLYCSLFPEDHVIRNNRLIRLWIDEGFVEHVKGVTPEEVAKGYLMELIFRNMLQERFVIAHPACKMHDLLRDIALAIANKDKFCAVHDGSETVEETGALRLSIQTTNGEIGSCTGISRLRSFLVFATGVSSFSFSNKLPFDLKLLKVLDLEDIPIDNLPDGVTSLFNLKHLNLKGTLIKELPESIGQLRNLQNLNIMSTKIEALPRGISKLLNLRHFLVGSLMSGKLVGLRIPSSISKMKKLQSLAYIESEGNIIRLIGSMTQLTFLGITNVKERDEEDLCASIQEMKVLSRLLLFAADGEEFLRVDALSSPPPYLDRLDLIGKLEKVPHWFCSLHSLAYLNLRGSRLEEDLLPHIEALPSLRSLWLENASVTKELCFNRGFVKLRHLWFWDLALLNKITIEKGAMPNLEFLSIGRCLTLETLPQGIEHLTKLQRYRFDNVSEKFRESIKEGGVDHPRMLLVDERCKKYTNIYSD
- the LOC117630406 gene encoding uncharacterized protein LOC117630406, with the protein product MNSKHFTTLGGKRRKHLHLDMPQAFIPELAWFKVMLYVATQSSEDLFHMASVCPLFHTLANTPQVWNTISMARYPDHPSWDHANPAVQHFLQQCRACDNPESIFREAFEVFFMQGNVEALYGMRIAATAGHMEAAYLVGLLGMSGIGQSKEDALEFLCSLNQRNNIDMKGTRDALRRRLSRVFSVARHIVDMFYYGKIKFNHCSACNNNEWCFVIQGWPTEEKINLAFWTCCNRCKWHRESIFWFKVMRVYVVPGNPYPYN